CCGATGTAGGCGATGGCCGCAAAAAGCCCCGAGGTCAGTCCCAAAAGACCGGGAACATTGGCCACATGGAAGGAAGGTTTGATAATGAGGGTAGCGCCGATCAAGCCGCAAAAAATGTAAATGAACAAGGGAGTACTTTTGGCTTCCCCCAAAAGGAAGATTGAAAGCAGGGCCACGAAGGGAACTGAGGTGTTTGAAAGCAGGGAGGTATCGGCCAAAGTAATTTTGGTAAGGACGTAGAAATTGAGTGCCAAAGCAGTAAACCCTGAGAAACTGCGGACAAGAAGGACTTTGTTGTTTTTACCGATGAAGGGGATTTTTTTTGTGAGCATCCAGGGTGTGATCAACACCAGGCTTACAAACGCTCTGAAAAAAACGGCCTCCATGAAGGGAAGCCGCGCCGTGGCATGCTTGGTCAAGGCTCCCATCACCGAAAAGAAAAGGGCGGCGATAATCATAAGCAGGATGCCGTTTGTTTTTTTGTGCATAGGGTAGGGGCCCCGCATCGCGGGGCCCTTACATTGGTTTTTATGAAACTCGTCATCCAACGCGTCGCTTTAGCCTCTGTAACTGTTGATGGCAAAACCATTGCCTCCGTCGGGCAGGGACTTCTCATTCTTGTTGGCTTCACGCATAGCGACACATTGGAAGAAATCTTTCCTACCATCGAAAAAATTTTGAAGCTAAGGATTTTTGCTGACCAGGCCAAGCCAATTAATATTTCCATCCAAGACATTCAAGGTGAAATATTGCTCGTTCCCCAATTCACTCTTTATGCCGATTGCAAAGGTGGCAATCGCCCGTCCTTTATTGACGCCATGAAACCGGAACCGGCCAAGATTTTGTATGAACAATTTGTAAAAGAGTTCCAAAAGAAATGGCCGAAGACTTCCTCAGGTATTTTTGGGGCTGATATGAAGGTAAGCCTGGTTAATGATGGTCCGGTGACGATTGTCTTGCCTTCATAGGGACCGAAACGCGGGGCGACTCGCCTCTTTTCTCAGCGAACATCCTTCATTGATTATGCCGTTACAATTGTCGTCCGTAAAATTGTTACACATTTCTTTATGGCCAGGGCG
This portion of the Deltaproteobacteria bacterium GWA2_45_12 genome encodes:
- a CDS encoding D-tyrosyl-tRNA(Tyr) deacylase → MKLVIQRVALASVTVDGKTIASVGQGLLILVGFTHSDTLEEIFPTIEKILKLRIFADQAKPINISIQDIQGEILLVPQFTLYADCKGGNRPSFIDAMKPEPAKILYEQFVKEFQKKWPKTSSGIFGADMKVSLVNDGPVTIVLPS